ATCAGGTCACGTCCGCTAAACCCTTCTCCGAATACGGTAAAGAGTTCTTTTTCCATTCCCATAATAAAGGAAATGAAGAAAAGAAGCACCACACGAACCACCATGGCTATGGCCAGACCCAGATTCCAGGCTTTACGCTGATCCTTGGCATTCAGCTTTCCGGCAATGATGGAAATGAAAATGATGTTGTCGATTCCCAGAACGGTTTCGAGCACAATTAAGGTAAGCAGGTTCATCCAGCCTTCGGCCCGGCCGAACACGGATAAAGATTCTAAAAACTGATCCATTTCGTAGTATTTATTGAGGCGCACAAAAATAATCAGTTTTTCCCTTTCTCGATCTAAAAAATAATTCACTGATAATCAAACAATTGAAAATTATTTTAGTACTATGTCTTGCATAGTACCTATCTATGGATATATCTTTGCTTCGTAAAGTTAAATGCTATACACGCATCCATATATAACAAGATAACACCGCATACCCATGAAAACGCTATTACTCAGTTTGTTTCTGTTTCCGGGTGCCGATGTTCCCGCAGAGGTAAAAACAGAAAGCGCATTCCAGATAAAAAACCGGCATATTGAATTTACCCGCTATATACAGGCTGATTTACTTACGGTGAAAGAAACCGGAGGTAATTCAATTTGGGTAGCCCGCATTAACTGCTTTCGCCACGAGTATAAAGTGGTGGGCGAATTGAACACATTACACATTAAAGCCAAACGCTCATGAACATTGAGAACACCAAAGCCCAGATGCGCAAAGGGGTGCTGGAGTTTTGCATTCTCTCCATTCTTTCAGACGGAGATGCTTACCCCACCGAAATTATTGAACGCATGAAACTGGCCCGGCTTGTAGTGGTGGAAGGCACGCTCTATCCGCTGCTTACCCGCCTGAAAAACATGGACTTACTCACCTACCGCTGGGAAGAATCAACCTCAGGGCCGCCGCGTAAATATTACCGGCTTACCGAAACAGGTATTAGTTTTTTACGCGAACTGGAAGCCACCTGGGACGAACTGGTGGCCTCGGTAGAGCAGGTTACCCAAAAGCCGCAGCAGCAGGCCATATCAGCCGCAGTGCCTTTTAATCCGGAAGCTGCTCCGCAGCCCGAAAAACAAGCAAACAACCACACAACCACCAACGATAATACTGAAGTACAATGAACAAGACGGTAACCATCAATATCAGCGGCATTATTTTTCATATCGAGGAAGATGCGTTTGAGGTATTGCGCAATTACCTGCAAACCCTGCGCAACCGTTTCAGCCAGGAAGAAGGCTGCGACGAAATAATGGCCGACATTGAAGCCCGCATTGCCGAACTGCTCAAAGCCAAAACCGGTATTTCGAAAGAGGTGATTGTGATGGCCGACGTAGAAGGCGTAATTGCCGTAATGGGCAGCCCCGAATCGTTTGCGGAAGGCGAAGAACCCCAGCAAACACAAAATACCGGCCAGCAAAACCAGCA
This DNA window, taken from Bacteroidota bacterium, encodes the following:
- a CDS encoding PadR family transcriptional regulator, encoding MNIENTKAQMRKGVLEFCILSILSDGDAYPTEIIERMKLARLVVVEGTLYPLLTRLKNMDLLTYRWEESTSGPPRKYYRLTETGISFLRELEATWDELVASVEQVTQKPQQQAISAAVPFNPEAAPQPEKQANNHTTTNDNTEVQ